Proteins encoded together in one Terriglobus saanensis SP1PR4 window:
- a CDS encoding PadR family transcriptional regulator codes for MGEKSGVWQGTLALMALRTLETMGSLHGYGLARRIEQTSGDLLSLNYGTLYPALLKLEQEGAISSEWGLSESNRKAKFYKLTRAGKKRLESERREWEQTTAIVERFLMPVEEV; via the coding sequence GTGGGCGAGAAATCGGGTGTGTGGCAGGGGACTTTGGCCCTTATGGCTCTCCGAACGTTGGAGACGATGGGGTCTTTGCATGGTTATGGATTGGCGCGGCGGATCGAGCAGACGAGCGGTGATCTGCTTTCGTTAAACTACGGAACGCTGTACCCGGCACTGTTGAAGCTGGAGCAGGAGGGGGCAATCTCTTCCGAGTGGGGCCTTTCGGAGAGTAACCGCAAGGCGAAGTTTTACAAGCTGACACGCGCGGGCAAGAAGCGGCTGGAGAGTGAGAGGCGCGAGTGGGAGCAGACGACGGCCATCGTCGAGCGCTTTCTTATGCCGGTAGAGGAGGTCTGA